A genomic window from Trichocoleus desertorum ATA4-8-CV12 includes:
- a CDS encoding family 10 glycosylhydrolase, whose protein sequence is MVYTTARFPDIQTHWARAFIENLAQRNIIKGFEDGTFRPNQSITRAEFAALMQATFPKLAIRPYVPFVDVPATHWARAAIQKAYEVGFLSGYPNNLFQPNEKIIRAQVLVSLVNGLGITKMVVADLKPVLAEVYQDTAQIPAYATEAIAAATSAGMIINYPDLKRLNPLQAATRAEVAALIYQTLVYLGQAPVIPSNYTVTYQRTATVSHTREFRGVWVTSVWNRDWPSSQKLSVDQQKAEFVSLLDQLQALNINAVILQVRPEGDALYASQLEPWSNWLTGTQGKAPEPFYDPLEFAIAQCHQRNMELHAWFNPYRARTSRQDKSLAAPHLALTNPEAVLPYGDELWMDPGAKVVQDLSYNVILDVVRRYDVDGVHLDDYFYPYPIADQPFPDQTTYQAYQAKGGTLSLGDWRRENVNQLIQRLATGIRATKRHVKFGISPFGIYRPGQPPKAQGLDAYERLYADAKKWIQLGWVDYFTPQLYWRIDAPAQSYPMLLQWWTEQNPQRRHIYVGNNLSKLDSIKWPVSEVEQQVTITRGMVAQLALGNIFFSTRPLLDNRLGITDTFKNAIYTKPALAPATPWLSSDRPSLPINLKLQNRTLTWTNAANSTVRSWTLYQQAGNTWPLQRILTADTNAIILAPGTYALCAVDRVMNESAGVLITVK, encoded by the coding sequence ATGGTTTACACGACTGCTCGCTTCCCCGATATTCAAACTCATTGGGCTCGCGCTTTCATTGAGAATTTGGCGCAGCGCAACATCATTAAAGGGTTTGAGGATGGTACCTTTCGGCCCAACCAATCGATTACGCGAGCTGAATTTGCAGCGCTGATGCAAGCGACCTTTCCCAAACTTGCCATTCGTCCCTACGTGCCATTTGTAGATGTGCCTGCAACTCATTGGGCGCGAGCTGCGATTCAAAAAGCTTACGAAGTTGGATTTCTGTCGGGCTATCCGAATAATCTGTTTCAACCGAACGAGAAGATTATCCGGGCACAGGTTTTGGTTTCCCTAGTCAATGGTTTGGGCATCACCAAAATGGTCGTGGCTGATCTCAAGCCTGTTTTAGCTGAGGTATATCAAGACACAGCCCAAATTCCTGCCTATGCGACTGAGGCGATCGCTGCTGCTACCAGTGCAGGAATGATCATCAACTACCCCGACTTGAAACGACTGAACCCGCTCCAGGCAGCCACCCGCGCTGAAGTCGCAGCCCTGATTTATCAGACTTTAGTGTACTTGGGGCAAGCACCTGTCATTCCATCCAACTACACCGTTACTTATCAGCGCACCGCCACCGTATCTCATACAAGAGAGTTTCGTGGAGTCTGGGTAACATCTGTCTGGAACCGAGATTGGCCCTCTTCCCAAAAGCTATCTGTAGACCAACAAAAGGCAGAGTTTGTCAGTTTGTTGGATCAGTTGCAAGCACTGAATATCAACGCGGTAATTCTGCAAGTGCGACCGGAAGGAGATGCCCTGTATGCGTCCCAGCTAGAGCCTTGGAGCAACTGGCTCACAGGAACACAAGGAAAAGCCCCAGAACCCTTCTACGATCCTTTAGAGTTTGCGATCGCTCAGTGTCACCAGCGTAATATGGAGTTGCATGCCTGGTTCAACCCTTACCGAGCCAGAACTTCCCGACAAGATAAGTCTTTGGCCGCTCCACACCTAGCGCTCACTAATCCCGAAGCGGTGTTGCCATACGGCGACGAACTCTGGATGGACCCAGGAGCAAAAGTTGTCCAAGACTTGTCCTACAACGTGATTTTAGATGTGGTGCGCCGCTATGACGTAGATGGGGTGCATCTAGATGATTATTTTTATCCCTACCCGATCGCAGATCAACCCTTTCCCGACCAAACAACTTACCAAGCCTATCAAGCTAAAGGTGGCACCCTCTCCTTGGGAGATTGGCGACGGGAGAATGTCAACCAACTGATCCAGCGCCTTGCTACCGGGATTCGAGCCACAAAACGCCATGTCAAATTTGGTATTAGTCCTTTTGGGATTTATCGCCCTGGACAGCCTCCTAAAGCCCAAGGTCTAGATGCTTACGAGCGTCTCTATGCCGATGCTAAGAAGTGGATACAGTTAGGTTGGGTAGATTATTTCACGCCACAACTATATTGGCGAATTGATGCGCCTGCCCAAAGTTACCCGATGTTGTTGCAATGGTGGACAGAGCAGAACCCGCAGCGTCGGCACATTTATGTAGGAAACAACTTAAGCAAATTAGACAGTATAAAATGGCCTGTTTCTGAGGTAGAGCAGCAAGTCACGATTACCCGTGGTATGGTTGCTCAGTTGGCTTTGGGAAACATCTTCTTTAGCACCAGGCCTTTACTGGATAACCGTTTGGGTATTACCGACACATTCAAGAATGCCATCTATACGAAGCCCGCTCTCGCCCCTGCCACACCTTGGCTCAGTAGCGATCGCCCTTCTCTCCCAATCAACCTAAAATTACAGAATCGCACCCTAACTTGGACTAACGCTGCCAATAGCACAGTTCGCTCCTGGACGCTCTATCAACAAGCAGGCAACACCTGGCCCTTACAACGCATTCTAACGGCTGATACCAACGCTATTATCCTTGCACCTGGCACTTATGCTCTGTGTGCCGTGGATAGAGTCATGAATGAAAGTGCTGGAGTGTTGATTACAGTGAAGTGA
- a CDS encoding PPC domain-containing protein has translation MNFVSKLWKTGTVATLGALFSVSLPLVGRPAIAAYGLEQEPNNDFPTEAQSLDSLFSLDWDEDILDSFEVPHASIWGSGFSECITQDECLDEFDFYSFTVPQGKRAFSFFDIDHTTGDLDTQLFLFDRRPDLTLLASNDDALASLGAKGSQASCSPTFSCDSFLTFNLSNPGTYYLGVTFIPPITTGKIEGKYTLHVSLSTETIPEAVPEPASILALLGFGTLSARAIRKGKKHSATGQTA, from the coding sequence ATGAACTTCGTATCTAAACTTTGGAAAACCGGAACGGTTGCAACGCTTGGTGCGCTTTTTTCAGTCAGCCTACCACTAGTAGGACGACCTGCGATCGCCGCTTATGGCTTGGAACAAGAACCTAACAATGACTTCCCTACAGAAGCCCAAAGCCTAGATTCTTTGTTCTCGCTTGATTGGGACGAAGACATCTTGGACTCTTTTGAAGTTCCTCACGCCTCTATTTGGGGTAGTGGTTTTTCAGAATGCATTACCCAAGATGAGTGCCTGGACGAATTTGACTTCTACTCATTCACAGTTCCCCAAGGCAAGCGGGCTTTTAGTTTCTTTGATATCGACCACACCACTGGAGACTTAGACACTCAGCTCTTTTTGTTCGATCGCCGGCCAGATCTAACTTTACTAGCGTCCAATGACGATGCTTTAGCAAGCTTAGGAGCAAAAGGGAGTCAAGCAAGTTGTTCACCGACCTTTTCTTGTGATTCCTTCCTCACGTTTAACCTAAGTAATCCAGGTACTTACTACTTAGGTGTTACCTTTATTCCTCCTATCACAACAGGCAAAATTGAGGGCAAGTACACATTGCATGTTTCATTAAGTACTGAAACTATCCCCGAAGCTGTGCCTGAACCTGCTTCCATTTTAGCGCTGCTCGGCTTCGGCACTCTCAGTGCAAGAGCAATCCGCAAGGGCAAAAAACACAGTGCCACAGGTCAAACTGCTTAA
- a CDS encoding cytochrome C peroxidase, producing MTRLRNISNFLLAVWRSCLWLTSKMPRFRGKPFKHLRIAVLFALAIFAGQAVSSTLSAQTVSDSLPPLVSLSTVPVPKPPNISEYIKNEKAAIALGKSLFWDMQVGSDGVLACASCHFSAGADNRSKNQINPALIAGDKTYQIGGAPNYQLQVGDFPFHKLANPDDRNSTVLADANDVASSQGAFNGFLSEVVPRKSADAGVVETDNDSFEVQGINVRRVEPRNSPTVINAVFNFRNFWDGRAQHEFNGQNPFGDRDPNARVLKTTASGADWVRISIKNSSLASQAVGPPLSGFEMSFQKRGFAQLARKMISLRPLSKQQVSSTDSALGSSSRYPLPGLKTSTYATLIRNVFQDVWWNNTNTIVEFDANNNPVLKPHPGTPLASNQFTQMEYNFPLFFGLAVQAYEATLVSDQTPFDKYAVGTTSALTAQQKHGLELFQGKAKCINCHSGPEFTNASVANVKNQKIERMRMGDNNVAVYDNGFYNIAVRPTGEDVGVGGTDPFGKPLSFSKLTQQEVAQGAPAPVLEGVPEENIEAAPLNPNERVAVNGAFKTPTLRNVELTGPYFHNGGQLTLRQVVEFYNRGGDFHEANINDLDPDIVNLGLTETEKDDLVAFMKALTDERVRTRKAPFDHPQLFVPNGHPGGTQSVTNDGTGNATDSLLNIPAVGASGGKPLPYFLNVSPMANLTPTTTTSTTSTNSLEGSITQQDCPAGTTLKFISGGYVCL from the coding sequence ATGACTAGACTAAGGAATATCTCTAACTTCCTTCTAGCCGTCTGGCGAAGTTGTCTTTGGTTAACTTCCAAGATGCCTAGATTTCGGGGGAAACCATTTAAGCACTTACGAATTGCTGTTCTATTTGCCCTAGCAATTTTTGCAGGTCAGGCGGTTTCATCTACTTTATCGGCTCAAACGGTTTCTGACTCGCTGCCACCATTGGTTTCGCTGAGCACGGTTCCAGTTCCTAAGCCGCCTAACATCAGTGAGTACATCAAGAACGAAAAAGCTGCGATCGCTCTAGGCAAGTCCTTGTTTTGGGATATGCAGGTGGGGAGCGATGGCGTGTTAGCCTGTGCTTCGTGTCACTTCAGCGCTGGCGCAGACAACCGTTCCAAAAACCAAATCAATCCTGCGTTAATTGCTGGGGACAAAACCTATCAAATTGGTGGCGCACCTAATTACCAATTGCAAGTTGGTGACTTTCCCTTTCACAAACTCGCAAACCCCGACGACCGCAACTCAACGGTACTAGCCGATGCCAATGATGTTGCCTCTTCTCAGGGAGCGTTCAATGGGTTCCTATCCGAGGTGGTGCCTCGTAAATCAGCCGATGCAGGTGTCGTTGAGACAGACAACGATTCCTTTGAAGTGCAGGGCATTAATGTACGTCGGGTAGAACCTCGTAACAGCCCCACTGTCATCAATGCTGTTTTTAATTTCCGTAACTTCTGGGATGGTCGAGCGCAGCATGAATTCAATGGACAAAACCCATTTGGCGATCGCGATCCCAATGCCCGCGTCCTCAAGACCACGGCCTCTGGTGCAGATTGGGTGAGAATCAGCATCAAGAATTCCAGCTTGGCTTCTCAAGCCGTTGGCCCACCGCTGAGCGGATTTGAGATGTCCTTCCAAAAGCGCGGATTCGCTCAATTGGCCCGGAAAATGATCTCCCTGCGCCCACTCTCTAAGCAGCAAGTCAGTTCTACAGACAGCGCTCTAGGGTCTTCTAGCCGCTATCCTTTACCTGGCCTCAAGACCTCTACCTACGCCACCTTGATTCGCAATGTCTTTCAAGATGTGTGGTGGAACAACACCAATACGATCGTAGAGTTTGATGCCAACAATAATCCAGTCTTAAAACCTCACCCTGGAACTCCTTTGGCAAGTAATCAATTTACCCAAATGGAGTACAACTTCCCCCTCTTCTTTGGCTTGGCAGTCCAAGCTTATGAAGCGACTTTAGTCTCTGACCAAACTCCTTTTGACAAATATGCTGTCGGAACCACTAGCGCTCTGACTGCCCAACAGAAACACGGCTTAGAACTCTTTCAGGGTAAGGCAAAGTGCATTAACTGTCATAGTGGCCCAGAGTTTACCAATGCCTCTGTCGCTAACGTCAAAAACCAGAAAATCGAACGCATGCGGATGGGTGACAACAATGTTGCTGTCTATGACAATGGCTTTTACAACATTGCTGTACGGCCTACTGGAGAAGATGTTGGTGTAGGTGGTACCGATCCGTTTGGCAAGCCCTTATCGTTTAGCAAGCTCACTCAGCAAGAAGTAGCTCAAGGTGCGCCTGCTCCTGTTTTAGAAGGTGTCCCTGAAGAAAACATTGAAGCGGCACCGCTAAACCCGAATGAGCGAGTTGCCGTGAATGGAGCCTTCAAAACTCCAACGCTGCGTAACGTAGAACTCACTGGGCCTTACTTCCATAACGGAGGTCAGCTCACTCTACGTCAAGTCGTAGAATTCTATAACCGAGGCGGAGACTTCCACGAAGCTAATATCAATGACTTAGATCCCGATATCGTGAATCTGGGTCTAACAGAAACAGAAAAGGATGATTTGGTCGCTTTCATGAAAGCGCTGACGGATGAGCGAGTTCGCACCCGCAAGGCACCGTTTGATCATCCTCAACTGTTCGTTCCTAACGGTCATCCTGGTGGTACTCAGTCTGTCACAAATGATGGCACTGGCAATGCTACAGATAGCTTGCTCAATATCCCTGCGGTAGGAGCGAGCGGTGGTAAACCCTTACCATACTTCTTGAATGTTTCACCAATGGCTAATTTGACTCCTACCACGACAACATCGACTACCAGTACTAATTCACTGGAGGGCAGCATCACTCAACAAGATTGCCCAGCAGGCACCACGTTAAAGTTCATCTCTGGCGGCTATGTCTGTCTGTAA